GTTTAACTACCACGAGGAAACGGTGCGCAAATATAAGTGGTTTTGTTATGCTGACATCAGGCTCGACGCGGCTCGATACGTGATGTACATCTTGAACGCAAGTTCGATGGTTCATTCTCGCAACTGCTCTGGATTTGACTTGAGGGGCGGCAATAATCTGCAAATATAAGAGAAGAATGAGGTCTTCGCTGCAGCAGGTGTTCTTGGACGAACAGGTCCGAGTTTAATCGATTACCCATTGGGATCTACTTGCCGTAATCTTCAGCCCAAGCCTTGTGGATATGACAAGATTTTATGCAATTCAGTTGCTAGCCCTTTGGCTGACGACGAAAGGATCAAACGAATCATCTGTTTTCATTTGCATAGTGGACAAGAGGGGCGAAATGAACGAAATGTGCAGAAGGGCTATGTGCATCCAACCTCCTTTTGAGTGTTGCTATTGATTGCTGTTCTCAAATTACTCAAGTCTCTTACTTAGCACGACACCGTACCAGATCGTAGCAACCAGGCTGACCAAGTTGACCAAGCTCGAGATGCCATGCACGCGACCGAACTTCTTGTTCAGGGCCAGCATCTCCTTGGAGTGAGGCGCCGGGTCGTAGCTCCTCTTTCCGTCACGGGTTTCTGCGAAGGTTAGAATTTTCAACTAACTTTTACCCGAAATATAGTACCAGCAGCCAACGCACCTTGATGCTTCCGCTCGCGCATCACCTTGGTGGTCATGGGACGCAACACGAACATATTCACCAATCCAGTCACTGTCACGGTTGCCAGAGGCAAGAGGGTGTTAAGGTGGTTCTCAGGTGCCGCGAGACCAGACAGGCCCAACACTTGTCCGTCATGGGAAGCGGTCAAAGCGACCACTATAGGCAGCGCACTTTGCAGTGAGAAATAGATGGGGAAGATGGCACTCTGCAGACTAGCGAACTGGGGCCGCGGAAGTGCACGGAAAGCAACGAAGCCTCCGACAAAAGACTTGAAATATGTCAGACAATACTTTTGGAGAGGACAATTCAATATGCGCCCGGTTCAGATATCGATCTCACCTGGTAGAACTGTGTCCCTAGAAGGGTGCCGAAGCTGCCTCACTTATTAGAACATAGGCTATGATTTTCACTAATTAACAAACCTTATAACATGATAGGGGCGAGGATCCATGATTTCAGATTTGTTTTGACCTCGGGAGAGTTAAGTTGGGGATTAAGTTGGAGCGAGGTTGCAACGAGGGGAAGAAGTGGATATAATCACCACAGCCCAATTTCTAGTAAAAACTTTACTTCCACTGCCAAATGGGCAGATATGTCGTATATCGACGCACGGACCGCCAAACACCAGCAAAGACGGCGGGTGACGTCATGTGATTTCGCGTTTCGGTCTAAACCGCAAGTGGAAATATCACGCGTCTGCCTGTTGTCTCGAGCCTCAAGTGGTTTCGACTTGCCATTTTCCAAACATTAACATCATCATGGCGGAGAAAGAAGCTACAGTTTACATTGTAGACATGGGACGGTCCATGGGTGAGCGACACCATGGCC
The nucleotide sequence above comes from Penicillium digitatum chromosome 1, complete sequence. Encoded proteins:
- a CDS encoding mitochondrial outer membrane protein; translated protein: MDPRPYHVISFGTLLGTQFYQSFVGGFVAFRALPRPQFASLQSAIFPIYFSLQSALPIVVALTASHDGQVLGLSGLAAPENHLNTLLPLATVTVTGLVNMFVLRPMTTKVMRERKHQETRDGKRSYDPAPHSKEMLALNKKFGRVHGISSLVNLVSLVATIWYGVVLSKRLE